One segment of Leptodactylus fuscus isolate aLepFus1 chromosome 7, aLepFus1.hap2, whole genome shotgun sequence DNA contains the following:
- the RELA gene encoding transcription factor p65 isoform X1, with amino-acid sequence MDDILSSFTKDWITSGQNAAPSIPYVEIIEQPKQRGMRFRYKCEGRSAGSIPGERSTDSTKTHPTIKINNYQGPARIRISLVTKDAPYKPHPHELVGKDCKDGYYEADLSPDRNIHSFQNLGIQCVKKREVDEAIAQRIRTNNNPFNVSSEELKSDYDLNTVCLCFQVYIRDQTGVLVPLPFAVSQPIYDNRAPNTAELKICRVNKNSGSCLGGDEIFLLCDKVQKEDIEVMFVHGNWEARGSFSQADVHRQVAIVFRTPPYRDPEIRVPVKVQMQLRRPSDKEVSEPMEFQYLPYEGDLHHIDEKRKRTLESFKHIVKKNPFAGGEVKNQRKIAVAVRNIPKTEPLPTPIHRNLQMPMQMAPSVAQYSVPVVKADNGSTLTPLFTVNANDFSNLGFSPLPSTSQPSAAVDEHLDSVLGYTSFTDDGNLDLVNMLQNDPDSHCASLSSIDNSDFGQLLSESQSSSTLSQGLHEPGTSQNTLMAYPESITRLMTTGPSEQAGGNENSERLDSNLMNGFFSMEQGESLNSILDLDFASFMGTLK; translated from the exons ataTATTAAGCTCATTTACAAAAGACTGGATTACATCAG GCCAAAATGCAGCCCCTTCCATACCGTATGTGGAGATTATTGAACAGCCCAAGCAGCGGGGTATGAGATTTCGATACAAGTGTGAAGGACGCTCTGCTGGAAGCATTCCTGGAGAGAGAAGTACAGATTCGACTAAAACGCATCCGACTATTAAG ATAAACAATTACCAAGGACCAGCCCGTATAAGGATCTCTCTGGTTACAAAAGATGCACCCTATAAACCCCATCCTCATGAGCTTGTTGGAAAGGATTGTAAAGATGGGTATTATGAGGCCGACCTGTCACCTGATCGTAATATTCACAG TTTCCAGAATTTGGGCATTCAGTGTGTGAAAAAGAGGGAGGTGGATGAGGCCATCGCACAACGAATTCGGACAAAtaataatccctttaatg TCTCTTCTGAAGAACTGAAGTCTGACTATGACTTGAACACTGTCTGCCTTTGCTTTCAAGTTTATATACGTGACCAGACTGGAGTGCTTGTTCCACTTCCGTTTGCGGTTTCTCAGCCCATTTATGATAATA GAGCTCCTAACACTGCTGAACTGAAGATTTGTAGAGTTAACAAGAATTCTGGGAGTTGCTTGGGAGGCGATGAGATTTTTTTACTATGTGATAAAGTGCAAAAAG AAGACATTGAGGTTATGTTTGTACATGGAAACTGGGAAGCACGGGGGTCATTTTCCCAAGCAGATGTTCACAGACAGGTTGCTATAGTCTTCAGGACACCCCCTTACCGAGATCCAGAAATACGTGTGCCTGTAAAAGTCCAGATGCAGTTAAGGAGACCATCTGACAAAGAAGTGAGCGAACCTATGGAGTTCCAATATCTGCCATATGAAG gtGATCTTCATCATATTGATGAAAAAAGGAAAAGAACTTTGGAAAGCTTCAAGCACATTGTGAAAAAGAACCCTTTTGCTG GGGGTGAAGTAAAGAACCAACGAAAGATTGCTGTTGCAGTCCGGAACATTCCTAAGACAG aaccATTACCTACACCTATTCACAGAAACCTTCAGATGCCTATGCAGATGGCTCCCTCAGTCGCTCAATACTCAGTTCCTGTAGTAAAAGCTGACAATGGAAGTACGCTGACCCCCCTCTTTACAGTAAATGCTAATGATTTCAGCAACCTAGGATTCTCTCCTCTTCCTTCTACATCCCAGCCTTCCGCAGCGGTAGATGAACACCTGGACTCTGTATTAGGCTATACTTCCTTTACAGATGATGGAAATCTTGATCTAGTAAATATGCTGCAGAATGACCCTGACAGCCACTGTGCAAGTCTGAGTTCTATTGACAATAGCGATTTCGGGCAACTTCTTAGTGAGTCTCAGTCTTCAAGTACTCTTTCACAAGGTCTTCATGAGCCTGGGACTAGCCAAAATACCCTCATGGCTTATCCTGAATCTATTACTAGGCTCATGACTACTGGACCCAGCGAGCAGGCAGGTGGAAATGAAAATTCCGAAAGACTTGACAGTAACTTAATGAATGGGTTTTTTAGCATGGAGCAGGGAGAAAGTTTAAACTCTATTCTGGATCTTGACTTTGCATCTTTCATGGGTACCTTAAAATGA
- the RELA gene encoding transcription factor p65 isoform X2: protein MDDILSSFTKDWITSGQNAAPSIPYVEIIEQPKQRGMRFRYKCEGRSAGSIPGERSTDSTKTHPTIKINNYQGPARIRISLVTKDAPYKPHPHELVGKDCKDGYYEADLSPDRNIHSFQNLGIQCVKKREVDEAIAQRIRTNNNPFNVSSEELKSDYDLNTVCLCFQVYIRDQTGVLVPLPFAVSQPIYDNRAPNTAELKICRVNKNSGSCLGGDEIFLLCDKVQKDIEVMFVHGNWEARGSFSQADVHRQVAIVFRTPPYRDPEIRVPVKVQMQLRRPSDKEVSEPMEFQYLPYEGDLHHIDEKRKRTLESFKHIVKKNPFAGGEVKNQRKIAVAVRNIPKTEPLPTPIHRNLQMPMQMAPSVAQYSVPVVKADNGSTLTPLFTVNANDFSNLGFSPLPSTSQPSAAVDEHLDSVLGYTSFTDDGNLDLVNMLQNDPDSHCASLSSIDNSDFGQLLSESQSSSTLSQGLHEPGTSQNTLMAYPESITRLMTTGPSEQAGGNENSERLDSNLMNGFFSMEQGESLNSILDLDFASFMGTLK from the exons ataTATTAAGCTCATTTACAAAAGACTGGATTACATCAG GCCAAAATGCAGCCCCTTCCATACCGTATGTGGAGATTATTGAACAGCCCAAGCAGCGGGGTATGAGATTTCGATACAAGTGTGAAGGACGCTCTGCTGGAAGCATTCCTGGAGAGAGAAGTACAGATTCGACTAAAACGCATCCGACTATTAAG ATAAACAATTACCAAGGACCAGCCCGTATAAGGATCTCTCTGGTTACAAAAGATGCACCCTATAAACCCCATCCTCATGAGCTTGTTGGAAAGGATTGTAAAGATGGGTATTATGAGGCCGACCTGTCACCTGATCGTAATATTCACAG TTTCCAGAATTTGGGCATTCAGTGTGTGAAAAAGAGGGAGGTGGATGAGGCCATCGCACAACGAATTCGGACAAAtaataatccctttaatg TCTCTTCTGAAGAACTGAAGTCTGACTATGACTTGAACACTGTCTGCCTTTGCTTTCAAGTTTATATACGTGACCAGACTGGAGTGCTTGTTCCACTTCCGTTTGCGGTTTCTCAGCCCATTTATGATAATA GAGCTCCTAACACTGCTGAACTGAAGATTTGTAGAGTTAACAAGAATTCTGGGAGTTGCTTGGGAGGCGATGAGATTTTTTTACTATGTGATAAAGTGCAAAAAG ACATTGAGGTTATGTTTGTACATGGAAACTGGGAAGCACGGGGGTCATTTTCCCAAGCAGATGTTCACAGACAGGTTGCTATAGTCTTCAGGACACCCCCTTACCGAGATCCAGAAATACGTGTGCCTGTAAAAGTCCAGATGCAGTTAAGGAGACCATCTGACAAAGAAGTGAGCGAACCTATGGAGTTCCAATATCTGCCATATGAAG gtGATCTTCATCATATTGATGAAAAAAGGAAAAGAACTTTGGAAAGCTTCAAGCACATTGTGAAAAAGAACCCTTTTGCTG GGGGTGAAGTAAAGAACCAACGAAAGATTGCTGTTGCAGTCCGGAACATTCCTAAGACAG aaccATTACCTACACCTATTCACAGAAACCTTCAGATGCCTATGCAGATGGCTCCCTCAGTCGCTCAATACTCAGTTCCTGTAGTAAAAGCTGACAATGGAAGTACGCTGACCCCCCTCTTTACAGTAAATGCTAATGATTTCAGCAACCTAGGATTCTCTCCTCTTCCTTCTACATCCCAGCCTTCCGCAGCGGTAGATGAACACCTGGACTCTGTATTAGGCTATACTTCCTTTACAGATGATGGAAATCTTGATCTAGTAAATATGCTGCAGAATGACCCTGACAGCCACTGTGCAAGTCTGAGTTCTATTGACAATAGCGATTTCGGGCAACTTCTTAGTGAGTCTCAGTCTTCAAGTACTCTTTCACAAGGTCTTCATGAGCCTGGGACTAGCCAAAATACCCTCATGGCTTATCCTGAATCTATTACTAGGCTCATGACTACTGGACCCAGCGAGCAGGCAGGTGGAAATGAAAATTCCGAAAGACTTGACAGTAACTTAATGAATGGGTTTTTTAGCATGGAGCAGGGAGAAAGTTTAAACTCTATTCTGGATCTTGACTTTGCATCTTTCATGGGTACCTTAAAATGA